The following proteins are encoded in a genomic region of Streptomyces sp. NBC_01723:
- a CDS encoding YciI family protein — protein sequence MEFFCYHRDRPGSLALRHELLEEHWSYMDGYAEEMIARGPTFSGDGEAPTGSVHILDLPDPAAARAFAFDEPGHQAGVYRDVMLRRWRNLLGRTMWDFPGGPADGNRYLVLGLGSGRAADLAVPPAQDELIAYGPLLSDDGAGWLGTAALVRAPDADSARSCLTPDRYAGIEVHDWQFGGRPS from the coding sequence ATGGAGTTCTTCTGCTACCACCGCGACCGGCCCGGCTCCCTGGCGCTGCGGCATGAGCTGCTGGAGGAGCACTGGTCCTACATGGACGGGTACGCGGAGGAGATGATCGCCCGCGGTCCTACCTTCTCCGGCGACGGCGAGGCTCCCACCGGCAGCGTGCACATCCTCGACCTGCCGGATCCCGCCGCGGCCCGCGCGTTCGCCTTCGACGAGCCCGGCCATCAGGCGGGTGTCTACCGGGACGTGATGCTGCGCCGGTGGCGGAACCTGCTGGGGCGCACCATGTGGGACTTCCCCGGTGGGCCGGCCGACGGCAACCGGTACCTCGTGCTCGGCCTCGGCTCCGGGCGGGCGGCCGACCTCGCCGTGCCGCCCGCCCAGGACGAGCTGATCGCGTACGGCCCCCTGCTCTCCGACGACGGCGCCGGCTGGCTGGGCACCGCGGCGCTGGTGCGGGCGCCGGACGCCGACTCGGCCCGGTCCTGCCTCACACCGGACCGGTACGCCGGCATCGAGGTGCACGACTGGCAGTTCGGCGGACGACCGTCCTGA
- a CDS encoding SCO7613 C-terminal domain-containing membrane protein, giving the protein MTNFPPPAEELRFLDAELRQLDARRAVLLRRREWLIHTLRATAAPTGWGPAGPGAVPPPRPEATGPGVQNVLLVLGGILLTIAAIAFTLVSWGHMGITGRGLVLGALTLGALGAPLALLRRGLRSTAEAVAGLGLALTSLDAYALYEVAFSGTDGLAYTAVASAVLAATWAAYGVVTGGLVPPAAGRPVPEADSTTKDVRRTLRLPLPLAVGIAHLPLPLWAVAVGAGAHTLTAVLLVTASGGTALALRTALVPVRLVAVVGALSTGAVGVLAAGGLCWTAADPGEAARAAALLVFAAVVALLAGGFAPREDVGLGAALAAGLCVVAGAGGVLRVSVPGEWAVPGCLACALALLAVVRTPLPRPLRQGLVWASVTVQGYAVLWTLPLFAGTLLGPVAGVERPWSGVPGDTRDAVFTHLPWPPYATTVPLVLAALAVVLVVAERRAIQRPATAVGALVLGWAALFVLPVVLELPYEAGLVTQGAVVLAALGYAEWARRPAAEASPLPLTALLLALVTSVHLAFLSLASEPATLGVLVALAALFGAAGFRPALGWLAAPAALGYAAALACAVGASAGWQPHHTALLVVVVPAVAALIAARLGGGSRTTVPVEGAGAAAGILALSLAVTDPPTLALVLALCGVVAAGTALRPDRRPVGRAAAAMFLLAAWVRLVAWDVTTPEAYTLPVTVPALVVGLLRRRREPTVSSWTAYGAGLAVTLVPSLLATWGDPHWTRPLLLGAASLAVTLAGARHRLQAPLLLGGGALALVALHELAPYIAQAVDALPRWVPPALAGVVLLVLGATYEQRLRDARRVREALGRLH; this is encoded by the coding sequence ATGACGAACTTTCCGCCCCCGGCCGAGGAACTGCGGTTCCTCGATGCCGAGCTGCGGCAGCTCGACGCCCGACGTGCCGTCCTGCTGCGCCGCCGCGAGTGGCTGATCCACACCCTGCGGGCGACCGCCGCGCCGACCGGATGGGGTCCCGCCGGTCCCGGCGCCGTCCCGCCCCCGAGGCCGGAGGCGACGGGACCCGGCGTGCAGAACGTGCTGCTGGTCCTCGGCGGAATCCTCCTGACGATCGCCGCGATCGCGTTCACCCTGGTCAGCTGGGGCCACATGGGGATCACCGGGCGGGGCCTGGTGCTCGGTGCGCTGACCCTGGGGGCGCTGGGTGCGCCCCTGGCGTTGCTGCGGCGCGGGCTGCGGTCGACCGCCGAGGCCGTGGCGGGTCTGGGGCTGGCGCTGACCTCGCTGGACGCGTACGCGCTGTACGAGGTGGCGTTCAGCGGCACGGACGGTCTCGCGTACACGGCTGTCGCCTCCGCCGTGCTGGCGGCGACGTGGGCCGCCTACGGCGTGGTGACCGGCGGACTCGTGCCGCCGGCCGCGGGGCGCCCCGTGCCGGAGGCCGACTCGACGACGAAGGACGTGCGCCGCACGCTCCGACTGCCGCTCCCCCTCGCCGTGGGGATCGCGCACCTGCCCCTGCCCCTGTGGGCGGTCGCCGTCGGCGCGGGTGCGCACACACTCACGGCCGTGCTGCTGGTGACCGCCTCGGGCGGCACCGCGCTCGCCCTGCGCACGGCCCTCGTGCCGGTGCGCCTCGTCGCGGTCGTCGGGGCGCTGAGTACGGGTGCCGTCGGTGTCCTCGCGGCCGGCGGGCTCTGCTGGACCGCGGCCGATCCCGGCGAGGCCGCGCGGGCGGCGGCGCTGCTGGTCTTCGCCGCGGTGGTCGCGCTGCTCGCCGGCGGGTTCGCCCCGAGGGAGGACGTCGGGCTGGGCGCGGCACTGGCCGCCGGGCTGTGTGTGGTCGCCGGGGCGGGCGGGGTGCTGCGGGTCTCGGTGCCCGGTGAGTGGGCGGTGCCCGGGTGCCTGGCCTGCGCACTGGCCCTGCTCGCGGTCGTCCGCACACCACTCCCCCGGCCGCTTCGTCAGGGGCTGGTGTGGGCCTCGGTGACCGTCCAGGGGTACGCCGTGCTGTGGACCCTCCCGCTGTTCGCCGGGACCCTTCTCGGTCCGGTCGCGGGGGTCGAGCGGCCCTGGTCCGGCGTGCCCGGGGACACGCGGGACGCCGTGTTCACTCACCTGCCCTGGCCCCCGTACGCGACCACCGTGCCGCTCGTGCTCGCCGCCCTCGCCGTTGTGCTCGTGGTGGCCGAGCGGCGCGCGATCCAGCGCCCGGCGACCGCGGTGGGCGCGCTCGTCCTGGGGTGGGCGGCCCTGTTCGTGCTGCCGGTGGTGCTCGAACTGCCCTACGAGGCGGGTCTGGTGACGCAGGGGGCAGTGGTCCTGGCCGCCCTGGGGTACGCCGAGTGGGCACGGCGTCCCGCCGCCGAGGCGTCGCCGTTGCCCCTGACGGCCCTCCTGCTGGCCCTCGTCACCTCGGTCCACCTCGCCTTCCTCTCGCTGGCCTCCGAGCCGGCGACGCTCGGTGTGCTCGTGGCGTTGGCGGCCCTGTTCGGTGCGGCCGGGTTCCGCCCGGCGCTCGGTTGGCTCGCCGCCCCCGCCGCCCTCGGGTACGCCGCGGCGCTGGCGTGCGCGGTCGGCGCGTCCGCCGGATGGCAGCCGCACCACACGGCGCTGCTGGTCGTCGTCGTGCCCGCCGTCGCCGCCCTGATCGCCGCGCGACTGGGCGGAGGTTCCCGGACCACCGTCCCGGTCGAGGGAGCCGGTGCGGCCGCGGGGATACTCGCGCTCTCGCTCGCCGTGACGGATCCGCCGACGCTGGCCCTGGTGCTCGCCCTCTGCGGGGTCGTCGCCGCCGGGACCGCGCTGCGCCCCGACCGGCGCCCGGTCGGTCGCGCGGCCGCCGCGATGTTCCTGCTGGCGGCCTGGGTCCGACTGGTCGCCTGGGACGTCACGACGCCGGAGGCCTACACCCTCCCGGTGACCGTGCCCGCGCTCGTCGTCGGCCTGCTGCGCCGGCGCCGCGAGCCGACGGTCTCCTCGTGGACGGCGTACGGTGCCGGGCTGGCCGTCACTCTGGTGCCGAGCCTGCTCGCGACCTGGGGCGACCCGCACTGGACGCGCCCGCTTCTGCTCGGCGCGGCCTCCCTCGCGGTGACGCTGGCGGGTGCCCGGCACCGGCTCCAGGCGCCGCTGCTGCTCGGCGGGGGCGCGCTCGCGCTGGTGGCGCTGCACGAACTCGCCCCGTACATCGCCCAGGCCGTCGACGCGCTGCCCCGCTGGGTGCCGCCGGCCCTCGCCGGTGTGGTGCTGCTCGTGCTGGGCGCGACCTATGAGCAGCGGCTGCGGGACGCGCGCAGGGTGCGGGAGGCGCTCGGCCGGCTGCACTGA
- a CDS encoding CASTOR/POLLUX-related putative ion channel, which yields MARSTGALLGWLAVCCLAVVVPVSTLLVWTDPQAPRSRSERLVAVWRTSAETLRLGGITGAPLRMLLSVVLGLIALLCVSTLVGVVTTGLGDRLEELRRGRSTVLERGHAVVLGWSDQVFTVVGELVAAQSARPRGVVAVLADRDSTEMAASLHTALGATGGVRIVCRSGSPADPDALALLTPSAADSVLVMPSDDDNADLEVIRILLALRALLGEQAGPPVVAAVRHERHLTAARLAAGARGTVLETEATTARLLVQAARNPGLVATLRDLLDLAGAEFHVVDEPEAVGLEFGELALRYARACPVGFLLPDGRALLTPAARTRCGPGDRLIVVAPDERPERSADGEAHVDAGVLAPAVAPPGPPARFLLLGWNSRAPLVADLLSRTARPGSVLDIMTAPRAAPAASRLVGRVSGGRLTVTHRTGGSALPEQAAELDLFGYDCVIVLGPDEGTVSFGPDDQTLLTLLTLRSCEESAGRPLPVVAELSDHRSRALAPLGPRSAAVVRAELTALVMTRISHAPATASLFEELFASRGGALALHPASRYVLTGREASFATVVAAALARGECAIGYRPHASGGPDDVRLAPRKSERRVWTAADEVLVVAPPDDERHSPGGHRTLPGMRGAERIETDDSSAPGPPHD from the coding sequence TTGGCCCGGAGCACCGGGGCCCTGCTCGGCTGGCTCGCCGTGTGCTGCCTGGCGGTCGTGGTACCGGTCAGCACGCTGCTGGTCTGGACGGATCCCCAGGCGCCGCGTTCGCGCTCCGAGCGGCTGGTCGCGGTGTGGCGCACGAGCGCGGAGACCCTGCGCCTGGGCGGGATCACGGGCGCGCCGCTGCGGATGCTCCTGTCCGTGGTCCTCGGGCTGATCGCGCTGCTGTGTGTGTCGACTCTGGTCGGCGTCGTCACGACCGGGCTGGGTGACCGGCTGGAGGAGTTGCGGCGAGGGCGCTCCACGGTGCTCGAGCGCGGGCACGCGGTGGTACTCGGCTGGTCCGACCAGGTGTTCACGGTGGTCGGTGAGCTGGTCGCGGCCCAGTCCGCCCGGCCGAGAGGTGTCGTCGCCGTCCTCGCGGACCGGGATTCCACCGAGATGGCGGCCTCGCTGCACACCGCGCTCGGTGCGACGGGCGGCGTCCGGATCGTCTGCCGTTCCGGCTCACCGGCCGATCCCGACGCGCTCGCCCTGCTCACGCCGTCGGCGGCGGATTCCGTGCTCGTGATGCCGTCCGACGACGACAACGCCGACCTCGAGGTGATCCGGATCCTGCTGGCGCTGCGGGCCCTGCTCGGCGAGCAGGCGGGGCCGCCGGTGGTCGCCGCGGTGCGCCACGAGCGCCACCTGACGGCCGCCCGGCTCGCCGCCGGCGCGCGGGGAACCGTGCTCGAGACGGAGGCCACCACTGCACGGCTGCTCGTGCAGGCCGCCCGCAACCCCGGGCTGGTGGCCACGCTGCGGGACCTCCTCGACCTGGCGGGGGCCGAGTTCCACGTGGTCGACGAACCGGAGGCCGTGGGACTGGAGTTCGGGGAGCTCGCGCTGCGATACGCGAGAGCGTGCCCCGTCGGCTTCCTGCTGCCGGACGGACGTGCCCTGCTCACCCCGGCGGCGCGGACCCGGTGCGGGCCGGGCGACCGCCTGATCGTCGTCGCCCCGGACGAGCGGCCCGAACGCTCGGCGGATGGGGAGGCACACGTCGACGCCGGCGTGCTGGCCCCGGCCGTCGCGCCACCCGGTCCGCCGGCACGCTTCCTCCTGCTGGGGTGGAACAGCCGGGCCCCGCTGGTCGCGGACCTGCTGAGCCGCACGGCACGCCCCGGTTCCGTCCTCGACATCATGACCGCACCGCGGGCGGCGCCCGCGGCGTCCCGCCTCGTGGGTCGCGTGAGCGGCGGACGGCTCACCGTCACCCACCGCACCGGCGGGTCGGCCCTGCCGGAGCAGGCGGCGGAGCTCGACCTCTTCGGCTACGACTGTGTGATCGTCCTGGGGCCCGACGAGGGGACCGTCTCCTTCGGGCCGGACGACCAGACGCTGCTGACGCTACTGACCCTGCGGTCGTGCGAGGAGTCGGCGGGACGGCCGCTGCCCGTGGTCGCCGAGCTGAGTGACCACCGCAGCCGGGCGCTGGCACCCCTCGGCCCGCGGTCGGCCGCCGTGGTGCGTGCGGAACTCACCGCCCTGGTCATGACGCGGATCTCCCACGCCCCGGCCACGGCCTCGCTGTTCGAGGAGCTGTTCGCCTCAAGGGGCGGCGCGCTGGCCCTGCACCCCGCCTCCCGCTATGTGCTGACGGGTCGGGAAGCGTCCTTCGCCACGGTGGTGGCCGCCGCGCTCGCGCGCGGAGAGTGCGCCATCGGGTACCGCCCGCACGCCTCGGGCGGCCCCGACGACGTCCGGCTGGCGCCCCGCAAGTCGGAGCGGCGGGTCTGGACCGCCGCCGACGAGGTCCTGGTCGTGGCTCCGCCCGACGACGAGCGCCACTCCCCCGGCGGCCACCGGACCCTGCCGGGCATGCGCGGGGCGGAGCGGATCGAGACGGACGACAGTTCGGCGCCCGGCCCACCGCACGACTGA
- a CDS encoding ion transporter, which translates to MTTAPAPVRARLAAACRAVTEARLFSLAVLAVILLNAALLGAETYHGFAADHMGQLRWAEHGCLAFFTVEMLLRVAAHADRPGAFWRDGWNVFDLMVVASAYIPLVRENATVLRLLRLVRVLRTARFLPQLRVLFLAVSRSLPGTVSFLFVGAVILYVYAMIGWLCFGSSDPAHYGSLGRAMLTLFLLMTLEGLQDAVYSGLSISRLSILYYGSYVMLASFVLVNVLIGVVLNSLDEARELDTAALDDARRPTGDGELAARAAVVSLPAPDPAVLAERIAGMRQALDTLEQSLAAQPPAANGQDRVTTTV; encoded by the coding sequence ATGACCACCGCCCCGGCTCCCGTCCGGGCCCGGCTCGCGGCCGCCTGCCGCGCCGTGACCGAGGCCCGCCTCTTCTCCCTGGCCGTCCTCGCCGTGATCCTGCTCAACGCCGCCCTGCTGGGCGCGGAGACCTACCACGGCTTCGCCGCCGACCACATGGGCCAGTTGCGCTGGGCCGAGCACGGCTGTCTGGCCTTCTTCACCGTGGAGATGCTGCTGCGGGTGGCCGCGCACGCCGACCGGCCCGGAGCGTTCTGGCGTGACGGGTGGAACGTGTTCGACCTGATGGTCGTCGCCTCGGCCTACATCCCCCTGGTGCGGGAGAACGCCACCGTGCTCCGGCTGCTGCGCCTGGTACGGGTACTGCGCACGGCGAGGTTCCTGCCCCAGTTGCGGGTCCTGTTCCTGGCCGTGTCGCGCAGTCTGCCCGGCACCGTGAGCTTTCTCTTCGTCGGCGCCGTCATCCTCTACGTCTACGCGATGATCGGCTGGCTCTGCTTCGGCTCCAGCGACCCCGCCCACTACGGCTCGCTCGGCCGGGCCATGCTCACCCTTTTCCTGCTCATGACGCTGGAGGGCCTCCAGGATGCCGTGTACTCGGGCCTGTCCATCTCCCGGCTGAGCATCCTGTACTACGGCTCCTACGTGATGCTCGCGTCCTTCGTCCTGGTCAACGTCCTCATCGGCGTCGTCCTCAACAGCCTCGACGAGGCGCGCGAACTGGACACCGCGGCGCTCGACGACGCGCGGCGCCCGACGGGCGACGGTGAACTCGCGGCCCGGGCCGCCGTGGTGAGCCTTCCCGCGCCGGACCCCGCGGTTCTCGCCGAGCGCATCGCCGGCATGCGCCAGGCGCTCGACACCCTGGAGCAGTCCCTGGCCGCGCAGCCACCCGCCGCCAACGGCCAGGACCGCGTCACCACCACCGTCTGA
- a CDS encoding helix-turn-helix domain-containing protein, translating to MNGATLPHSIGDLSVRTGVPVRTIRFYSDTGLLPPAHRTPAGYRRYSDASVGRLHLICVLRDLDVDLTTIRRVLDEGLSVAEVAAAQREATALRIRTLRLRQSVLRLVAERGSSPEETVLMHRLTHLTAEERKRLVADFVAALTPGTPQARGAAAVLGTALPVLPDDPSDAQLAAWVEIAELMADDGFRARLANGAFAASDEAALPRVESEKAAELVSFTREAVAAARDTGIEPDSAGAVPVVDSVVARFAAVLGRPAGPALREWMAREFEAGHDPLVERYWRLVWTVNDWQVVDGHLPFQSWMAEALGRP from the coding sequence ATGAACGGCGCGACGCTCCCGCACTCGATCGGTGACCTGTCCGTCCGTACCGGCGTTCCGGTGCGGACGATCAGGTTCTACTCGGACACCGGACTGCTGCCCCCGGCTCATCGCACCCCGGCGGGCTACCGCCGGTACAGCGACGCGTCCGTCGGGCGGCTGCACCTGATCTGCGTCCTGCGGGACCTGGACGTCGATCTCACCACCATCCGCCGCGTCCTGGACGAGGGCCTCTCCGTCGCGGAGGTCGCGGCGGCGCAGAGGGAAGCCACCGCACTGCGGATCCGCACGCTGCGCCTGCGTCAGAGCGTTCTGCGGCTCGTCGCCGAGCGTGGTTCCAGCCCCGAGGAGACCGTTCTCATGCACCGCCTCACCCACCTCACCGCCGAGGAACGGAAGCGCCTGGTCGCCGACTTCGTCGCCGCTCTCACCCCCGGCACACCGCAGGCCCGCGGTGCGGCGGCGGTACTGGGCACCGCGCTGCCCGTGCTGCCCGACGACCCGTCCGACGCCCAGCTGGCCGCGTGGGTGGAGATCGCCGAGCTCATGGCCGACGACGGTTTCCGTGCCCGCCTGGCGAACGGGGCGTTCGCCGCCTCCGACGAAGCGGCCCTGCCGCGGGTGGAGTCCGAGAAGGCGGCCGAGCTGGTGTCCTTCACCAGGGAGGCCGTCGCCGCCGCGCGGGACACGGGCATCGAGCCGGACAGTGCCGGGGCCGTCCCCGTCGTCGACTCCGTGGTCGCACGCTTCGCAGCGGTTCTCGGCCGCCCGGCGGGCCCGGCGCTGCGGGAGTGGATGGCCCGGGAGTTCGAGGCGGGACACGACCCGCTCGTGGAGCGGTACTGGCGTCTCGTGTGGACCGTGAACGACTGGCAGGTCGTCGACGGACATCTGCCGTTCCAGTCCTGGATGGCCGAGGCCCTCGGCCGGCCCTGA
- a CDS encoding GNAT family N-acetyltransferase, producing the protein MAAERIDTDRLVLVPLRVDHAHEMAEVLADPSLYAFFAGAPPTAEIMRTRYAYLVAGSPDPAVSWCNWVVHLREADCLTGFAQAIVTRSDQGSTAVISLVTGRPWQGRGIGGEAALGMLGWLRGQGVDTVVADIHPDNRASAAAAARSGFTCTGEVLDDRLRWRLRLSGSRR; encoded by the coding sequence ATGGCAGCCGAGCGGATCGACACCGACCGGCTCGTGCTCGTACCGCTTCGGGTGGACCACGCGCACGAGATGGCCGAAGTGCTCGCCGACCCGTCGCTGTACGCGTTCTTCGCCGGGGCACCGCCCACGGCGGAGATCATGCGTACGCGCTACGCGTACCTGGTCGCCGGTTCGCCGGATCCGGCGGTCTCGTGGTGCAACTGGGTCGTCCACCTCCGCGAGGCCGACTGTCTCACGGGCTTCGCGCAGGCGATCGTCACACGTTCCGACCAGGGCTCGACCGCGGTCATCTCCCTGGTGACGGGGCGGCCCTGGCAGGGCCGGGGCATCGGCGGGGAGGCGGCTCTGGGTATGCTCGGCTGGCTCCGGGGACAGGGCGTCGACACCGTCGTGGCCGACATACACCCGGACAACCGGGCCTCCGCCGCGGCCGCCGCCCGGTCGGGCTTCACCTGCACCGGCGAGGTGCTCGACGACAGGCTCCGCTGGCGGCTGCGCCTTTCCGGGAGCCGCCGATGA
- the lanL gene encoding class IV lanthionine synthetase LanL yields MTLAPLSGPVGDDHAYRGILSRLLDEFVPGEGWRTYVRDLWCVVTPPGAGLRVQGWKIHLSATPRSAERVLTAAAGILLRERAAFKFAHDPGRLRSLLSPRTDRGAGGKFVTVYPDDDAQFVRLLEALHEATEGLEGPAVLSDRAYRPGSLVHYRYGGFGGLPPRLEDDGFYVPVLVAPDGSWTPDTRNPWFSPPPWATLPALATDGANAHDSGTPAIARVPSPVLLGGRFLVREAIRHSNRGGVYRALDRHDGDRRTVVKEARPHIDARADGVDARDHLRNEYRTLTALEPLGIAVRPVDLFEHQGHLFLAEEEVPGTTLYRWARERVLGEPGRGLAPEQVLPTARRLVELVAAVHDKGLVIRDFAPSNVMVTPGGDPLLIDTEFVAAVEEPVTGVGTPGFTAPEVCLGSDKTFPATAAADLYGLGATLFHLCTGFVPLLPEDRPGTTRTVAPRSHDERVRHLVTAASEDSPALAALAPLITRLMRENPEERPAPAEVRDVLHAPPAQPTAAGKPRRRVPLDADRLLTDGWDQLVTALDPSSDRAPWPVPAIGGQRFDPFAVQAGVGGTLEVLRRGALTGYGGQRLVGALRTALTWLDQRADREPRQLPGLYFGRAGTYWAMYEAADTLGDEEVRQRCAGRAKRLPTVWHEADITHGLAGNGLAQLHLWRRTGDEEFRDRAERCVTSLLGARTAQGGRWLDPEAMRTTTDAGDHGFAHGLAGIAAFVLAAARELDRPDLLDIAVRGGESLLDAAREDGAGIRWPVTGPEGDGDERARISCWWCNGAPGIGTFLIRLWRATGDDRFRAAAHRAAVSAHQRRWLLAHTHCHGLAGNGEFLLDMAALTGEERYRDWAADHVTALWHFCALREDRLVVVTESDTELNHSYNLGMAGPIGFLHRLRLGGERWWMTDDFTLAAPNTPGAVRTTREPTTER; encoded by the coding sequence ATGACTCTGGCCCCCCTTTCCGGCCCGGTCGGTGACGACCACGCCTATCGGGGCATCCTTTCCCGTCTCCTTGACGAGTTCGTGCCGGGTGAGGGCTGGCGGACATACGTCCGTGACCTGTGGTGTGTGGTGACCCCGCCCGGCGCCGGGCTCCGTGTGCAAGGCTGGAAGATCCATCTGTCGGCCACCCCGCGCTCCGCGGAACGGGTGCTGACGGCTGCGGCCGGCATCCTTCTGCGGGAGCGGGCCGCCTTCAAGTTCGCCCACGACCCCGGCCGCCTGCGGAGCCTGCTCTCTCCCCGCACGGACCGTGGCGCCGGGGGCAAGTTCGTCACCGTCTATCCGGACGACGACGCCCAGTTCGTCCGGTTGCTGGAAGCCCTGCACGAGGCGACCGAGGGCCTGGAGGGGCCCGCCGTTCTCTCCGATCGCGCCTACCGGCCGGGCAGCCTCGTGCACTACCGCTACGGAGGCTTCGGCGGCCTGCCGCCCAGGCTGGAGGACGACGGCTTCTACGTCCCCGTCCTCGTGGCCCCCGACGGCAGCTGGACACCCGACACCCGCAATCCCTGGTTCTCGCCCCCGCCGTGGGCCACCCTGCCGGCCCTGGCGACCGACGGGGCGAACGCGCACGACAGCGGGACGCCGGCGATCGCCCGCGTCCCCTCCCCCGTTCTGCTGGGCGGCCGCTTCCTGGTGCGGGAGGCCATCCGGCATTCCAACAGGGGTGGTGTCTACCGCGCGCTGGACCGGCACGACGGCGACCGCCGGACGGTGGTCAAGGAGGCGCGTCCCCACATCGACGCGAGGGCTGACGGCGTCGACGCGCGGGACCACCTCCGCAACGAGTACCGGACACTGACCGCGCTGGAGCCGTTGGGCATCGCGGTCCGGCCGGTGGACCTCTTCGAGCATCAGGGGCACCTCTTCCTCGCCGAGGAGGAGGTGCCCGGTACGACCCTGTACCGGTGGGCACGGGAGCGGGTGCTCGGCGAACCCGGCCGGGGCCTGGCACCCGAGCAGGTGCTGCCCACGGCCCGGCGCCTGGTCGAACTGGTCGCGGCCGTCCACGACAAGGGGCTGGTGATCAGGGACTTCGCCCCCAGCAACGTGATGGTCACCCCGGGCGGGGACCCGCTGCTGATCGACACCGAGTTCGTGGCGGCGGTCGAGGAGCCGGTGACCGGTGTCGGTACTCCGGGCTTCACCGCGCCCGAGGTGTGCCTCGGTTCGGACAAGACCTTCCCGGCCACCGCGGCAGCGGACCTCTACGGTCTCGGGGCGACGCTCTTCCACCTGTGCACCGGCTTCGTTCCCCTCCTGCCCGAGGACCGGCCCGGCACCACGCGCACCGTCGCACCGCGCTCCCACGACGAGCGAGTGCGGCATCTGGTGACGGCGGCTTCCGAGGACAGTCCGGCGCTCGCCGCCCTCGCCCCGCTGATCACCCGGCTCATGCGGGAGAACCCCGAGGAGCGCCCCGCACCCGCCGAGGTGCGGGACGTCCTGCACGCACCGCCCGCGCAGCCGACGGCGGCCGGGAAGCCGCGGCGTCGCGTCCCCCTCGACGCCGACCGGCTGCTCACCGACGGCTGGGACCAGCTCGTCACCGCCCTCGACCCGTCCTCCGACCGCGCGCCCTGGCCGGTTCCGGCGATCGGCGGACAGCGCTTCGACCCGTTCGCCGTCCAGGCGGGTGTCGGCGGCACGCTGGAGGTGCTCCGCCGCGGGGCGCTGACCGGATACGGCGGGCAGCGGCTGGTCGGCGCCCTGCGCACCGCCCTGACCTGGCTGGACCAGCGCGCCGACCGTGAGCCGCGGCAGCTCCCCGGCCTGTACTTCGGTCGCGCGGGCACGTACTGGGCCATGTACGAGGCCGCCGACACCCTCGGCGACGAGGAGGTCCGGCAGCGATGCGCCGGGCGCGCCAAGCGCCTGCCCACCGTGTGGCACGAGGCCGACATCACCCATGGGCTGGCCGGCAACGGGCTCGCCCAACTGCACCTGTGGCGCCGCACCGGGGACGAGGAGTTCCGGGACCGGGCGGAGCGATGTGTCACCTCCCTGCTCGGCGCGCGCACCGCGCAGGGCGGGAGGTGGCTGGATCCGGAGGCCATGCGCACCACGACCGACGCCGGTGACCACGGTTTCGCACACGGGCTCGCCGGGATCGCCGCTTTCGTCCTCGCCGCCGCGCGGGAGCTGGACCGGCCCGACCTGCTCGACATCGCGGTACGCGGTGGAGAGTCCCTGCTCGACGCGGCCCGCGAGGACGGGGCCGGCATCCGGTGGCCGGTCACCGGTCCGGAGGGCGACGGGGACGAGCGTGCCCGCATCTCGTGCTGGTGGTGCAACGGCGCTCCTGGCATCGGCACCTTCCTGATTCGGCTGTGGCGGGCGACCGGCGACGACCGTTTCCGCGCTGCCGCGCACCGAGCCGCCGTCAGCGCCCACCAGCGGAGGTGGCTGCTGGCCCACACGCACTGTCATGGGCTCGCCGGCAACGGGGAGTTCCTCCTGGACATGGCGGCCCTCACCGGAGAGGAGCGGTACCGGGACTGGGCCGCGGACCACGTCACGGCGCTGTGGCACTTCTGCGCGCTGCGTGAGGACCGCCTGGTCGTCGTGACGGAATCCGACACCGAACTGAACCACAGCTACAACCTGGGGATGGCCGGACCGATCGGATTCCTGCATCGCCTCCGCCTTGGGGGCGAGCGCTGGTGGATGACGGACGACTTCACGCTCGCGGCACCGAACACGCCGGGCGCCGTCCGTACGACGCGAGAACCCACAACAGAAAGGTGA